One halophilic archaeon DL31 genomic region harbors:
- a CDS encoding orc1/cdc6 family replication initiation protein (TIGRFAM: Cell division control protein 6 related, archaea~PFAM: CDC6, C-terminal; ATPase, AAA-type, core~KEGG: hla:Hlac_2997 ORC1/cdc6 family replication initiation protein~SMART: ATPase, AAA+ type, core): MEVNLFNASAYSKRMAGSDQDGADQSTLDEGTRSRADAEHIEAGGENATGNVIPEQTEETVEDSTQRSIRDMLDDEGEASVFVNRDLVEPDTIIDEERIVGRDDQLESVVSFLKPTLQGNRPPNMLLYGPAGTGKSLIIGAVTQQIIELCQSKGEHFGVVDINCQPINTLDQAVFELVQTVAKDVGAEVGVPETGVSTKRKYRRLYELINEHYDSVIFILDEIDLLVGRRANDEPAYSKLLYQLSRASNTNEIEGQVSVAALTNDPKFMEDIDGRAESSFNPRDVYFPDYDANQLRQILENRRDAFRSDALTDDVLPLVSAFAAQSHGDARKAIDLFRGAGDLADERGDEKVREEHVRESQEEIDKDRSLKLIEGLTTQKKISLYATASVAHFSNWSGSSVPSPVGFKVYQWITDEIDADQMTRETYVKYVKELSTYGLISTSRKSRGRGGGMYMEFTFTGDPEAMMNRIVDDTRLEAISDQEDLLQSVVNAQLKEFHN; encoded by the coding sequence ATGGAGGTAAATCTTTTTAACGCCTCGGCGTACAGCAAGCGTATGGCCGGTAGTGATCAGGATGGAGCGGACCAATCTACCCTCGACGAAGGAACTCGTTCTAGAGCTGACGCAGAACACATAGAAGCCGGTGGGGAGAATGCTACCGGGAACGTGATACCGGAGCAAACCGAGGAGACTGTAGAGGACAGTACACAGCGGTCAATTCGGGATATGCTCGACGATGAGGGAGAAGCATCCGTTTTTGTCAATCGAGATCTCGTCGAGCCGGACACGATCATCGATGAAGAGCGAATCGTCGGACGTGATGACCAACTCGAGTCCGTCGTTTCGTTTCTGAAACCGACTCTCCAAGGAAACCGGCCTCCGAATATGCTGCTGTACGGGCCAGCTGGGACGGGAAAATCACTCATTATCGGGGCAGTCACACAGCAGATCATCGAGCTCTGTCAGTCCAAAGGCGAACACTTCGGCGTTGTCGACATCAACTGCCAGCCGATCAATACCCTCGATCAAGCTGTCTTCGAACTCGTCCAAACCGTCGCGAAGGACGTCGGTGCAGAGGTCGGCGTCCCAGAGACGGGAGTGTCGACGAAGCGCAAGTATCGGCGCTTGTATGAGCTGATCAACGAACACTACGACTCAGTCATTTTCATCCTTGACGAGATCGATCTCCTGGTCGGCCGACGAGCGAACGACGAACCCGCCTACTCGAAACTGCTCTATCAGCTATCGCGAGCAAGTAACACGAACGAAATCGAAGGACAAGTATCAGTCGCAGCTCTGACGAATGACCCCAAATTCATGGAGGATATCGACGGTCGTGCCGAGAGTTCATTCAATCCACGGGACGTCTATTTCCCCGATTATGATGCTAATCAGCTCCGCCAAATACTCGAGAACCGTCGTGACGCCTTCCGGTCCGATGCGTTAACTGACGACGTGCTACCGCTCGTTTCAGCATTCGCGGCCCAAAGCCATGGAGACGCACGAAAGGCAATCGACTTATTCCGCGGTGCCGGTGACCTCGCGGATGAACGGGGTGACGAGAAAGTTCGCGAAGAACACGTCCGCGAATCTCAGGAAGAAATCGACAAGGACCGCTCACTGAAGTTAATCGAGGGTCTGACCACCCAGAAGAAGATATCCCTCTACGCGACCGCCTCCGTCGCCCATTTCTCCAATTGGTCCGGGAGTTCCGTCCCGAGTCCGGTCGGCTTCAAAGTCTACCAATGGATTACCGATGAGATCGATGCTGACCAGATGACGCGGGAGACCTATGTCAAGTACGTCAAAGAGCTCTCCACGTATGGTCTCATCTCGACCTCACGGAAGAGTCGAGGCCGTGGTGGCGGAATGTACATGGAGTTCACGTTCACGGGGGATCCCGAAGCCATGATGAATCGGATCGTCGACGACACTCGTTTGGAAGCTATCTCCGATCAGGAGGACCTCCTCCAGTCCGTCGTTAACGCCCAGTTGAAGGAGTTCCACAATTAG
- a CDS encoding hypothetical protein (KEGG: hla:Hlac_2998 hypothetical protein) yields MSYEPPTPPAGLPAELVDTLNEASPEQLRDVARYAEGLAEHKEREARLEGEPDENDIEERPDDLPDDVPSKATITIKEINDNRYYYWQWREGEKVRSQYKGPINPDE; encoded by the coding sequence ATGTCCTACGAGCCACCGACCCCGCCAGCAGGACTTCCAGCCGAATTAGTCGACACTCTCAACGAGGCCTCGCCGGAACAGCTTCGGGACGTAGCCCGCTACGCTGAGGGGCTAGCCGAACACAAGGAACGGGAAGCCCGTCTTGAAGGGGAACCGGACGAAAACGATATCGAGGAACGCCCCGACGATCTTCCAGACGACGTCCCCTCGAAAGCGACGATCACGATCAAGGAAATTAACGACAATCGCTACTACTACTGGCAGTGGAGAGAAGGAGAGAAGGTCCGCTCCCAGTACAAAGGTCCGATCAACCCGGACGAATAG
- a CDS encoding zinc finger SWIM domain protein (KEGG: hla:Hlac_2999 zinc finger SWIM domain protein), giving the protein MSEPYLSAVLEEAERVAEQHDQIARSTDHPAHEYLRYAVLRLLEGEADEISTDVPEIGGVTVGYGEDEAMFDSWGDDVEWWDIVPPREECTRFRIFYPDEYEIVPRVIVDVMAALGAWRVWAGNAAACGSYDYRERREVHYLWPEGHPVEELLQDWLQGPAAAVAPDGGRTGDVRDRMVVTKHSNQRADLEPRTRRAVDEAMAVSLLEKGGRYEVQSASGSWYEVDVISVSCTCPDWQQRAPEGGCKHIRRVDHEIKQGRVPRPDGRLPTGSNQR; this is encoded by the coding sequence ATGAGTGAACCGTATCTGTCCGCTGTCCTTGAGGAAGCGGAACGAGTTGCAGAACAGCACGACCAGATCGCCCGGTCGACAGATCATCCAGCACACGAGTACCTGCGGTACGCTGTCCTCCGGCTGCTCGAAGGCGAGGCTGACGAGATATCTACGGACGTGCCCGAGATCGGCGGCGTGACCGTTGGGTATGGAGAGGATGAAGCGATGTTCGACAGTTGGGGTGACGACGTCGAGTGGTGGGATATCGTCCCACCACGAGAGGAGTGTACCCGTTTCCGGATCTTCTACCCTGACGAGTACGAAATCGTCCCGCGCGTAATCGTCGACGTGATGGCCGCCCTCGGCGCGTGGCGCGTGTGGGCTGGGAACGCCGCGGCGTGTGGCTCCTACGACTATCGCGAGCGCCGTGAAGTCCACTATCTCTGGCCAGAAGGCCATCCGGTCGAGGAACTCCTTCAAGATTGGCTCCAGGGTCCTGCCGCTGCCGTCGCGCCGGACGGTGGACGAACTGGCGACGTTCGCGATCGGATGGTCGTCACGAAGCACTCGAACCAGCGTGCGGACCTCGAACCGCGAACCCGACGCGCCGTCGACGAAGCAATGGCAGTCTCGCTGCTCGAAAAGGGCGGTCGCTACGAGGTGCAGTCAGCCTCGGGGAGCTGGTATGAAGTCGACGTGATCAGCGTATCCTGCACCTGTCCGGACTGGCAGCAACGAGCGCCCGAGGGCGGCTGCAAACACATCCGCCGGGTGGACCACGAAATCAAGCAGGGACGGGTTCCCCGCCCGGACGGTCGACTCCCGACCGGGTCAAACCAGAGATGA